A window from Primulina eburnea isolate SZY01 chromosome 2, ASM2296580v1, whole genome shotgun sequence encodes these proteins:
- the LOC140823552 gene encoding transcription factor BIM3-like — translation MRTLAHIIHQNFFHTERGCLGLLKICHATNILSVHIILIVSSYANKFFYTLVENFGFGEAQMVRIASHVEDEEAPDCYSPIEGVRLDQKVDASRSKHSETEQRRRSKINERFQILRDLVPENDQKRDKASLLLEVIQYIQFLQEQLQMYEGSDQGWSPEPTTKLAPWKINSGPVESFLDQIQLEKHISVHEDNGVLNPLRHVRNSVESELIGSSLYKSTDNLPIATNQPTLLNLPTKAATFEGMSGRSHQECFPDVEQFTQLSQSQSWPGSSSVNDYSFPICNTNENEPKIESEEASHSSTCSQLILSSLKYALQSSGVDLSQASISVQLDVGKQINDRSTMAKFRMKDNHSPPCLVSVAPGNEHPHKRFRVDES, via the exons ATGCGCACGTTAGCGCATATCATTCACCAAAATTTTTTCCATACTGAACGCGGTTGCCTAGGGCTCCTCAAAATCTGTCACGCGACAAATATTCTGTCAGTACACATTATACTCATTGTTTCCTCGTACGCAAACAAGTTTTTTTACACATTGGTCGAGAATTTTGGATTTGGTGAAGCTCAAATGGTAAGAATTGCGAGCCATGTTGAAGATGAAGAAGCTCCCGATTGCTATTCTCCGATAG AGGGGGTGAGACTGGATCAGAAGGTGGATGCTTCTCGATCGAAGCATTCGGAGACCGAGCAACGAAGGAGGAGCAAAATTAATGAGAG ATTTCAGATTTTGAGGGATTTAGTTCCGGAAAATGATCAGAAGAGAGATAAGGCTTCATTACTGCTGGAG GTTATACAGTACATTCAGTTTTTACAGGAGCAGTTACAAATGTATGAGGGATCTGATCAAGGTTGGAGTCCAGAGCCAACAACGAAGTTGGCACCATGG AAAATCAATTCTGGACCAGTTGAAAGCTTCCTTGATCAAATTCAGCTCGAGAAGCATATATCTGTGCATGAAGACAATGGTGTTCTCAACCCTTTACGTCATGTACGGAACTCCGTAGAATCTGAGTTGATTGGATCTAGCTTGTATAAATCAACAGATAACCTACCTATTGCAACAAATCAACCTACTCTTCTTAACCTGCCAACTAAAGCAGCAACATTTGAGGGTATGTCTGGTCGGTCTCATCAAGAATGTTTTCCTGACGTTGAGCAATTTACCCAGCTTTCGCAATCCCAATCATGGCCAGGGAGCTCATCTGTGAATGATTACTCTTTTCCTATCTGCAATACGAACGAGAATGAACCAAAAATTGAAAGTGAGGAAGCCAGTCACTCAAGTACTTGCTCTCAACT gatattgagttctttgaAGTACGCTCTACAATCATCTGGAGTGGATTTATCTCAGGCCAGCATTTCAGTGCAACTTGATGTTGGCAAACAAATAAATGATAGAAGTACCATGGCAAAGTTCAGAATGAAG GATAATCATAGTCCACCTTGCCTTGTTTCTGTGGCTCCTGGGAACGAACATCCTCATAAAAGGTTCAGAGTTGACGAAAGCTAG
- the LOC140823554 gene encoding GDSL esterase/lipase 7-like, translating to MKLWSKMNKYLLFPILFTFLVFGHGRTDQESPLAPALYVFGDSLFDSGNNNLLPTLAKANYPPYGMDFERGATGRFTNGKTVADFIAEFLGLPFPPPYVSLLDGSIGQCGFSIPTIENGGKCLNLADKIGLLNIRGELELRGLNFASGSCGILPQTGDDLGKCLSLNDQIDLFERTVKRDLPKYYKTQEELSNYLSKSLFVITIGSNDYLDSFAAQDNTESSNTLINPRSITKSVIDNVSPKEYDSTTSPQSFAEILIHQLSLQLRRLYKLGARKVVMFELGPLGCIPYIIRRYEHSGACVEKLNQMAIIFNLQLASMLQNLTSTLKSSSFILGLGHQFGYDAILNPSKKYGLKDTSNPCCIALLNGTAACIPGLPACPDPDQHFFWDGYHLTESMYRALSSLCFNDTSICMPKNIQQLVQL from the exons ATGAAACTTTGGAGTAAAATGAATAAATATTTGCTATTTCCAATCTTGTTTACCTTTCTTGTTTTTGGTCACGGAAGGACTGATCAGGAATCTCCTTTAGCGCCTGCATTGTATGTCTTCGGGGATTCTCTGTTCGACAGTGGTAATAATAATCTGCTGCCGACTTTAGCAAAGGCGAACTATCCCCCGTATGGCATGGACTTCGAGAGAGGAGCCACCGGAAGATTTACCAACGGAAAAACCGTCGCGGATTTTATAG CTGAGTTTCTTGGATTGCCATTTCCTCCACCATACGTGAGTTTGCTGGACGGATCGATAGGGCAGTGTGGATTTAGTATTCCGACAATTGAAAACGGG GGAAAATGTTTGAATTTGGCTGATAAAATTGGCTTGCTAAATATAAGAGGTGAATTGGAGTTGAGGGGACTGAATTTTGCCTCAGGATCATGTGGAATTCTTCCTCAAACGGGAGACGATTtg GGAAAGTGCCTGAGTCTAAATGACCAAATCGACTTATTTGAAAGAACAGTTAAAAGGGATTTGCCTAAATACTACAAAACTCAAGAGGagctttcaaattatttatcaaagtcATTATTTGTGATCACAATTGGGAGCAATGACTACCTCGATTCCTTTGCTGCTCAAGACAATACTGAATCGAGCAACACTTTGATTAATCCTCGAAGCATCACGAAATCGGTCATAGATAATGTCTCCCCAAAAGAATATGACTCCACCACAAGTCCTCAATCCTTTGCTGAAATTCTCATACATCAACTATCCCTACAACTTCGG AGATTGTACAAGTTGGGAGCGAGGAAGGTGGTGATGTTCGAGCTCGGCCCTCTTGGGTGTATTCCATACATTATCAGGCGATACGAGCACAGTGGAGCCTGCGTTGAGAAGTTGAATCAGATGGCAATCATATTTAATCTTCAGTTAGCCTCCATGCTTCAAAATCTAACATCTACACTCAAAAGCTCATCCTTTATTCTTGGTCTGGGTCACCAGTTCGGATATGATGCTATCCTTAACCCATCCAAAAAATATG GTTTGAAAGATACAAGTAACCCATGCTGCATAGCTTTGCTGAATGGGACAGCAGCATGCATTCCAGGGCTTCCTGCGTGTCCCGATCCGGACCAACACTTTTTTTGGGATGGCTATCATCTTACTGAATCAATGTACAGAGcactcagctctctttgcttcAACGACACATCTATCTGCATGCCCAAAAATATTCAACAATTGGTGCAACTATAA